The following proteins come from a genomic window of Aspergillus oryzae RIB40 DNA, chromosome 4:
- a CDS encoding armadillo repeat protein (predicted protein) — protein sequence MTRASTPPILLELQSADSLSSQASALRTLKNETIGHDQRKEAWIRWGIIPILAKVLASRQTNGKNTELNGPTKSQQPSSRNPEEDETCLQAIIILGSIAQGGAAFLSPILSSGILSILLSILSSPDCPQSFVLPILRTLNNIADRLPLQSQQQWPKDTRLADLLFSDEHISCLSRILEQDYSTYQAQASIELAAALIGKLCTEETHKAILADCGVLDALAVKVASFIVAQGFVLPGAEAHVQESGALGSLPPPAPPSAKLAPILRATTVIIEHSKWRAEHFLSSPGIVTVFPKQVPGFAPSDIKTGPWGSTYLSGSAVPRHAGASPLEHLLPSVPLSQGKASASATNFPPLGQPHGPQRRHSHSFPTPFSILEAPNSDDDENAIVPWLLYTIRAECGMVRLMAARLVTVLYRLGLTKKLRVSMLCYLLIPILIRMLDKDYEITGDDGVQYGGLILSTDRLKEEAPAVLATLVIDDQELQKHAVDGGAIKRLSQLLKETYNPIQENAKPMWHVDGGEKVEITCTQSAECMLGPPGYSPIHCHVMRYRENILKALAALVPFKDEYRKTICDNGVVPYIIDSLKPCPNDPRDTSNPKNTAADGNPTPTLLAACGAARMLTRSVSVLRTSLIDAGVATPLFTLIRHQDIEVQIAATSVICNLALDFSPMKEAIISAEVLPTLCEHAHSTNTRLRIESLWALKHVAYNSTNDVKMKVINGLGPTWIQQIITQDPISALAKRGLDDEMESGTSTGMSRANSAGEQVDLLNPVEDTQEPDEDMKMADTLPPSKMSLEMFLPDVSRRRKLALHGDLDQTTQARQDDIAVQEQTFDLLRNLVCGPGASEMIDHLFKEIGQDLILDALADKLRPRTIQVPHKRESSTHRALQVPTEILVAVTYVIIHLAASLPWHRQLLVSHRDLLRYLMGYFEHANRDVRTNCVWVVINLTYEDDSSDRDGCRERAYKLLSVGVMDRLKRLEEDPDLDVRERTKTALHLLSCWASVVFAEYIQYNRYLSYR from the exons ATGACTCGCGCTTCAACACCTCCGATACTTTTGGAACTTCAAAGCGCAGATTCCTTATCGTCTCAGGCTTCGGCACTTCGAACCCTTAAAAATGAAACAATTGGCCATGATCAACGCAAAGAAGCCTGGATCCGGTGGGGTATAATCCCCATACTAGCCAAGGTCCTTGCCTCCAGGCAAACTAACGGAAAGAACACCGAGCTCAATGGGCCGACCAAAAGCCAACAGCCATCGAGTCGCAATCCGGAGGAAGACGAAACGTGCCTACAGGCAATTATCATACTTGGTAGTATAGCACAAG GCGGTGcggctttcctttcccctaTCCTTTCTAGCGGCATCCTCTCGATCCTCCTGTCTATATTGTCATCTCCCGATTGCCCTCAATCTTTCGTTCTCCCTATACTGCGAACCCTGAATAACATCGCGGATCGGCTACCACTGCAAAgccaacaacaatggccgaAAGATACACGTTTAGCCGATTTGCTCTTCTCAGACGAACATATCAGCTGTCTGTCACGCATTCTCGAGCAGGACTATAGCACTTATCAAGCGCAGGCATCCATTGAACTTGCTGCTGCCCTTATCGGGAAGCTTTGCACAGAAGAAACCCATAAGGCAATCTTGGCCGATTGTGGCGTGTTGGATGCGCTGGCTGTGAAGGTGGCATCGTTTATCGTTGCTCAGGGTTTTGTACTTCCAGGTGCGGAGGCACATGTGCAGGAGTCTGGTGCTCTTGgttctctccctccccctgCACCCCCAAGTGCCAAACTGGCTCCGATCCTTCGTGCTACCACGGTCATTATTGAACACTCTAAATGGCGTGCGGAGCATTTTCTCTCATCGCCTGGCATAGTGACTGTTTTCCCCAAGCAGGTGCCTGGATTTGCTCCTTCTGATATCAAGACAGGCCCGTGGGGATCGACATATCTCTCGGGCTCAGCTGTGCCACGTCACGCCGGGGCCAGTCCCCTCGAGCATCTCCTACCATCGGTTCCACTGTCTCAAGGAAAAGCTTCTGCTAGTGCTACCAACTTTCCACCTCTTGGTCAGCCACATGGACCCCAACGCCGGCATAGCCATTCATTCCCAACCCCCTTCTCGATCTTGGAGGCGCCGAACTctgatgacgatgagaatgCCATCGTTCCTTGGCTTCTATATACTATCCGTGCCGAGTGTGGCATGGTGCGGTTGATGGCAGCACGTCTGGTCACAGTTCTATACCGTCTAGGTCTAACGAAGAAGCTTCGAGTCTCTATGCTTTGCTACTTGTTGATTCCAATTCTTATCCGAATGCTTGATAAGGACTATGAGATAACTGGCGATGATGGCGTTCAATATGGAGGACTGATTCTGTCCACTGACCGTCTGAAAGAGGAAGCCCCGGCGGTTCTTGCTACCCTGGTGATTGACGATCAAGAGCTGCAGAAGCATGCAGTCGATGGAGGTGCTATTAAACGACTATCTCAGCTACTGAAAGAAACCTATAATCCAATTCAAGAGAACGCGAAACCGATGTGGCATGTCGATGGCGGGGAAAAGGTCGAGATTACTTGCACACAATCAGCAGAGTGCATGCTGGGTCCTCCAGGGTATTCTCCCATTCATTGTCATGTCATGCGATACCGGGAGAACATTCTTAAGGCTTTGGCCGCTCTGGTGCCTTTCAAGGATGAATACCGCAAGACTATCTGTGACAATGGGGTAGTCCCCTATATCATTGATTCGCTCAAACCGTGCCCGAACGATCCTCGAGACACATCTAATCCGAAAAACACCGCTGCTGATGGCAACCCTACACCAACCCTATTAGCAGCTTGTGGTGCTGCACGGATGCTCACTCGCTCGGTTAGCGTATTAAGAACCAGCCTGATTGATGCTGGAGTAGCCACTCCTTTATTCACCTTAATTCGGCACCAGGATATAGAAGTTCAGATTGCGGCAACGTCAGTTATATGTAATCTTGCGCTGGACTTTAGTCCAATGAAAGAG GCAATTATATCCGCAGAGGTCCTTCCAACATTATGTGAGCATGCACATTCTACGAACACAAGGCTCCGAATTGAATCGCTTTGGGCGTTGAAGCATGTAGCCTATAACTCGACCAACGATGTCAAGATGAAGGTCATTAACGGCTTGGGACCTACGTGGATCCAGCAAATCATAACGCAAGACCCAATTAGTGCTCTAGCTAAACGAgggctggatgatgagatggaaAGCGGCACCTCAACGGGCATGAGTCGAGCCAACTCCGCAGGAGAACAAGTTGATCTATTGAATCCTGTCGAGGACACACAGGAACCCGATGAGGATATGAAAATGGCCGATACATTACCGCCGTCTAAGATGAGCTTAGAGATGTTCCTTCCCGATGTTAGCCGGCGTCGCAAGCTTGCGCTGCATGGGGACCTCGACCAAACCACTCAAGCACGCCAAGATGATATTGCCGTACAAGAACAGACCTTTGATCTCTTGCGTAATCTTGTTTGTGGTCCGGGTGCATCAGAGATGATTGATCATTTGTTCAAGGAGATCGGGCAGGATTTGATATTGGATGCACTGGCGGATAAACTACGGCCTCGTACCATTCAAGTGCCACATAAACGAGAATCATCTACCCACAGAGctctccaagttccaacaGAGATCCTGGTGGCAGTCACGTATGTGATCATCCACCTCGCTGCTAGCCTCCCATGGCACCGCCAACTTTTGGTCTCACATCGTGATCTGTTACGTTATCTCATGGGGTACTTCGAGCACGCCAACCGTGATGTGCGGACGAATTGTGTGTGGGTAGTGATCAATCTTACATATGAAGATGACTCGAGTGATCGAGACGGCTGCCGTGAGCGAGCATACAAACTGCTTTCTGTTGGGGTGATGGACCGGTTGAAGCGCTTAGAAGAGGACCCAGATCTTGATGTCCGAGAGCGAACCAAAACAGCCTTACATTTG CTATCCTGCTGGGCGAGTGTTGTGTTTGcggagtacatacagtacaatAGGTACctatcttatcgataa